From the Streptomyces sp. NBC_01216 genome, the window CCCCCGCTCCCGCCTTCTGACCGCCCGGCGCCGAGCGGCGCGGGGCTACATCCAGCCGCGCCGCTTGAACAGCCGGTACAGGCCGCCCACGGCCCCGGCCATCAGCACGATGACCATCGGGTACGACCAGCCCCAGGCGAGTTCCGGCATGTGCGCGAAGTTCATGCCGTAGATCCCCGCGACCATCGTGGGGACGGCGGCCATGGCCGCCCAGGCCGAGATCTTCCGCATGTCGTCGTTCTGCCGCACGCCCATCTGCGCCAGATGCGCCGACAGCACGTCGGAGAGCAGCCGGTCCAGACCCTCCACCTGCTCGTTGGCCCGGGTCAGGTGGTCGACGACGTCCCGGAAGAACGGCATGGCCTGCTCGTGCACGAACGGCACCGCCCCGGCCGCCAGCCGCTGCATCGGCGCCATCAGCGGCCCGCCGGCCCGCCGGAACTCGAGCACCTGGCGCTTGGCCGCGTAGATCCGCGCCGCGGTGTTGCCCGGCTTCCTGCCGACCGGCGCGAACACATCGGCCTCCAGCTCCTCCAGGTCGACCTGGAGCTCACCGGCCACGTCGATGTAGTGGTCGACGACCGCGTCGCTGATCGCGTACAGGACCGCCGTCGGGCCGTGCCGCAGCACCTCCGGCTCGGCCTCCAGCCGTCGCCGAACCGCCGCGAGCGGCGCGCCCTCGCCGTGCCGGACCGTCACCACGAACGAATCGCCCAGGAAGACCATCAGCTCGTCCGTGCTGACGCGGTCGCTTTCCGGCTCGTAGACCACGGGTTTGAGGACCATGAAGAGCGAGTCCTCGTACACCTCCAGCTTCGGCCGCTGATGAGCCTTCAGCGCGTCCTCGACGGCCAGGGGGTGCAGCGCGAACTCGGCCGACACGTGATCGAACTCCGCCTCGGTCGGCTCGTACAGACCGACCCAGAGGAAGGCGTCCCCGCTCGCCCGGGCCTCCGCCAGGGCGGCGGACAGATCGGCGGGGCCGTCGGCACGAGCACCGCTCTTGTAGAGGGCAGAGTTCACGATCACGCCGGGTATTCTTCCCCGCCCCACCGGTTCCCGCACCCGTGCCCCGCGCCCGGCCGTGCCCCTACCCTTGCCGCCATGGCCACGTTGCTCCTCGTCCGCCACGGACGTTCCACCGCCAACACCTCCGGGGTCCTCGCCGGGCGGATGCCCGGGGTCGCCCTCGACGAGCGCGGCGCCGCGCAGGCCGCCGCGCTCCCCGGACGGCTCGCCGCCGTGCCGCTGTCCGCCGCCGTCAGCAGCCCCCTGCAGCGCTGCCGCGAGACCCTCCGGCCGCTCCTGGACGCCCGCCCCGGGCTGCCGTTGCACACCGAGGAGCGGATCAGCGAGTGCGACTACGGCGACTGGTCCGGTCGCAAGCTCGCCGAACTCAACGACGAACCCCTGATGGAAGTCGTCCAGGCGCACGCGTCCGCCGCGGCCTTCCCCGGCGGCGAGTCCATGCGCGCCATGCAGGCGCGGGCCGTCGACGCCGTACGGGACTGGAACGCCCGGATCGAGGCCGAGCACGGCGAGGACGCCGTCTACCTGATGTGCTCGCACGGCGACCTCATCAAGTCGATCGTCGCGGACGCGCTCGGCATGCACCTCGACCTCTTCCAGCGCATCCACGTCGATCCCTGCTCCGTCACCGCCGTGCGCTACACCCGGGTGCGCCCCTTCCTGGTCCGACTCGGCGACACCGGCGACCTCGCCGCGCTCGCGCCCCGGGAGAGCCCGGACACCCAGGGGACCGCGGAGGTCGGGGGCGGCGCGGGCGCACCGTGATCCATCCGCGCAGTAGGGTGGACGGGCCGCTGTAGCGCGGGCCTTCACCGCTGTCGAGACGCAAGGGAGTCAGGGACGTGTCCCGTCAGGTGTTCCTCTACGACCCACCGGAGCGTTTCGTGGCCGGTACGGTCGGGCTGCCTGGCCGCCGTACGTTCTTCCTTCAGGCGTCCGCGGCGGGCCGGGTCACCAGCGTGGCCCTGGAGAAGACCCAGGTGGCCGCCCTCGCCGAACGCATCGACGAACTCCTCGACGAGGTCGTGCGCCGCACCGGCGGCAACGCCCCCGTCCCGGCCGTCGCCCCCGCCGACATCGCGGACACCGCCCCGCTGGACGCTCCGGTGGAGGAGGAGTTCCGGGTCGGCACGATGGCACTGGCCTGGGACGGCGAGGAACAGCGCATGATCGTCGAGGCGCAGGCGCTGGTGGAACTCGACGCCGAGTCCGACGAAGACCTCGCCGATGCCGAGGAACGCCTGCTCCAGGACGAGGAGAACGGCCCGCCGATGCTGCGCGTCCGGCTCACCGGAGCGCAGGCCCGTGCCTTCGCCAAGCGCGCCCTCGACGTGGTCAACGCGGGCCGTCCGCCATGCCCGCTGTGCAGCCTGCCGCTCGACCCCGAGGGCCATGTGTGCCCGCGCCAGAACGGATACCGGCGCGGCGCATGACGGACGCCGAAGGACCCCCCGTACCCCTGGTTCCGGCCCGGTACCCCGGGCCGGCCGGGCCCCCCTCCGTCGCGGACGCCGAACTCCTCAGCCGGGGGGAGCTGACCGTCCGCGGCCAGATCCACGAGGCGTCCAACGCGGTGCTCCTCTGCTCGGTCGCCCACCGGGGCCGGCGGGCCGAATGCGTCTACAAGCCCGTCGCCGGCGAGCAGCCGCTGTGGGACTTCCCCGACGGGAACCTGGCTCGGCGCGAGGTCGCCGCCTATGCCGTCTCCGAGGCGACCGGCTGGGGCCTGGTGCCGCCCACGGTGCTGCGCGACGGCCCGTACGGCGAGGGCATGGTCCAGCTGTGGATCGAGGCCGACCCCGGCGCGAGCCTGCTCGCGCTCACCGAGGACGAGCAGGCCGGGGAGGGCTGGAAGGCCGTCGGCCCCGCGCAGGTCGGAGCGGACCGCACCGCGCTCCTGGTACACGCCGACAGCCCCGTGCTGCGCCGCCTGGCCGTCCTGGACGCGGTCATCAACAACGGCGACCGCAAGGGCGGACATCTGCTGCCCGCCTCCGACGGGCGGCTGTACGCCATCGACCACGGGGTGACCTTCCACGTGGAGGACAAGCTCCGGACGTTGCTGTGGGGCTGGTCGGGCGAGCGGCTGCCCACCGAGGCCGTCGAGGTCCTGGCCGATCTCGCCACCGCACTGGAGCCCGGCGCTCCGCTCGCCACCCGGCTGGCGGAACTGCTCACCGCGGCCGAGGTGGACGCTCTGCGCGCCCGGGTGGACGCCCTCCGGGCCGCCGGACGGCACCCGGAGCCGTCCGGCCGGTGGCCCGCGATCCCCTGGCCACCGGTCTGACCGGTCCGGTCGGCCCATCAGGCTCCCTCCGGAGTGCCCGCGTGGAGAAGCACGGACCCTCCTGGCCCGCAAGATCGCCTTATCGGCCAAGATCCCGGATCCGGTTCGTATCCGGAACAGGTGTCCGGTTACGCTCAGGACATGCATGCCTGGCCCGCTTCTGAGGTCCCCGCCCTGCCCGGCAAGGGCCGCGACCTCCGGATCCACGACACCGCGACCGGCGGACGAGTGACTCTCGCCCCCGGCCCCGTCGCCCGTATCTACGTCTGCGGCATCACGCCGTACGACGCGACCCACCTGGGTCACGCGGCGACCTACAATGCGTTCGACCTCGTTCAGCGCGTGTGGCTCGACACCAAGCGGCAGGTCCAGTACGTCCAGAACGTCACCGACGTCGACGATCCACTCCTGGAACGGGCGATCCGCGACGGCGTCGACTGGGTGGGGCTCGCCGAGCGTGAGACCGCCCTGTTCCGTGAGGACATGACCGCCCTGCGGATGCTGCCGCCGCAGCACTACATCGGCGCGGTCGAGGCCATACCGGGGATCGTGCCGCTGGTCGAGCGACTGCGTGACACCGGCGCCGCCTACGAGCTGGACGGCGACGTCTACTTCTCCGTCGAGGCCGACCCGCACTTCGGCTCGGTGTCGCACTACGACACCGAGCTCATGCGGCACCTCTTCGCCGAGCGCGGCGGGGACCCGGACCGTCCGGGCAAGAAGAACCCGCTCGACCCGATGCTCTGGATGGCCGCCCGGGAGGGCGAGCCGAGCTGGGACGGCGGCAGCCTCGGCCCCGGCCGCCCCGGCTGGCACATCGAGTGCGTCGCCATCGCCCTCGACCACCTCGGCATGGGCTTCGACGTGCAGGGCGGCGGCTCCGACCTCGTCTTCCCGCACCACGAGATGGGCGCCTCGCACGCCCAGGCGCTCACCGGCGAGTACCCGATGGCCAAGGCGTACGTCCACGCCGGCATGGTCGCGCTGCACGGCCAGAAGATGTCCAAGTCCAAGGGCAACCTGGTCTTCGTCTCGGCGCTCCGCCGCGCCGGTGTCGACCCGGCCGCCATCCGCCTCGCGCTCCTCTCCCACCACTACCGCGCCGACTGGGAGTGGACCGACCAGGTCCTCCAGGAAGCCGTGGACCGGCTGGCGCGCTGGCGCGCGGCGGTCTCGCGTCCCGACGGAGTGTCCGCCGACGCGCTCGTCGAGGAGATCCGGGAGGCCCTCGCCGACGACCTCGACGCCCCGGCGGCGCTCGCCGCGGTCGACCGCTGGGCCGCGGCCCAGACCGCGGACGGCGGGACGGACGAGTCCGCGCCCGGCCTCGTCTCCCGCGCCGTCGACGCACTGCTCGGGGTCGCCCTGTAGCCGGCGGCCCCGCCGACTACCCTTCGCGCAACCGCCCGCGGACTTCCGGCCGAAGTCCGCGGGCGGTTCTTC encodes:
- a CDS encoding histidine phosphatase family protein, translating into MATLLLVRHGRSTANTSGVLAGRMPGVALDERGAAQAAALPGRLAAVPLSAAVSSPLQRCRETLRPLLDARPGLPLHTEERISECDYGDWSGRKLAELNDEPLMEVVQAHASAAAFPGGESMRAMQARAVDAVRDWNARIEAEHGEDAVYLMCSHGDLIKSIVADALGMHLDLFQRIHVDPCSVTAVRYTRVRPFLVRLGDTGDLAALAPRESPDTQGTAEVGGGAGAP
- a CDS encoding DUF3090 domain-containing protein encodes the protein MSRQVFLYDPPERFVAGTVGLPGRRTFFLQASAAGRVTSVALEKTQVAALAERIDELLDEVVRRTGGNAPVPAVAPADIADTAPLDAPVEEEFRVGTMALAWDGEEQRMIVEAQALVELDAESDEDLADAEERLLQDEENGPPMLRVRLTGAQARAFAKRALDVVNAGRPPCPLCSLPLDPEGHVCPRQNGYRRGA
- a CDS encoding SCO1664 family protein; amino-acid sequence: MTDAEGPPVPLVPARYPGPAGPPSVADAELLSRGELTVRGQIHEASNAVLLCSVAHRGRRAECVYKPVAGEQPLWDFPDGNLARREVAAYAVSEATGWGLVPPTVLRDGPYGEGMVQLWIEADPGASLLALTEDEQAGEGWKAVGPAQVGADRTALLVHADSPVLRRLAVLDAVINNGDRKGGHLLPASDGRLYAIDHGVTFHVEDKLRTLLWGWSGERLPTEAVEVLADLATALEPGAPLATRLAELLTAAEVDALRARVDALRAAGRHPEPSGRWPAIPWPPV
- the corA gene encoding magnesium/cobalt transporter CorA — encoded protein: MPGVIVNSALYKSGARADGPADLSAALAEARASGDAFLWVGLYEPTEAEFDHVSAEFALHPLAVEDALKAHQRPKLEVYEDSLFMVLKPVVYEPESDRVSTDELMVFLGDSFVVTVRHGEGAPLAAVRRRLEAEPEVLRHGPTAVLYAISDAVVDHYIDVAGELQVDLEELEADVFAPVGRKPGNTAARIYAAKRQVLEFRRAGGPLMAPMQRLAAGAVPFVHEQAMPFFRDVVDHLTRANEQVEGLDRLLSDVLSAHLAQMGVRQNDDMRKISAWAAMAAVPTMVAGIYGMNFAHMPELAWGWSYPMVIVLMAGAVGGLYRLFKRRGWM
- the mshC gene encoding cysteine--1-D-myo-inosityl 2-amino-2-deoxy-alpha-D-glucopyranoside ligase, giving the protein MHAWPASEVPALPGKGRDLRIHDTATGGRVTLAPGPVARIYVCGITPYDATHLGHAATYNAFDLVQRVWLDTKRQVQYVQNVTDVDDPLLERAIRDGVDWVGLAERETALFREDMTALRMLPPQHYIGAVEAIPGIVPLVERLRDTGAAYELDGDVYFSVEADPHFGSVSHYDTELMRHLFAERGGDPDRPGKKNPLDPMLWMAAREGEPSWDGGSLGPGRPGWHIECVAIALDHLGMGFDVQGGGSDLVFPHHEMGASHAQALTGEYPMAKAYVHAGMVALHGQKMSKSKGNLVFVSALRRAGVDPAAIRLALLSHHYRADWEWTDQVLQEAVDRLARWRAAVSRPDGVSADALVEEIREALADDLDAPAALAAVDRWAAAQTADGGTDESAPGLVSRAVDALLGVAL